The Elaeis guineensis isolate ETL-2024a chromosome 14, EG11, whole genome shotgun sequence genome has a segment encoding these proteins:
- the LOC105057030 gene encoding uncharacterized protein isoform X1 — MRRKSLPVISLEHKRDAYGFAVRPQHLQRYREYAKIYKEEEEERSEQWKNFLERLAESTQVLSNGSSGQDFGAEVPNVSGNDSDQSGMDKRDGSEDVGAEKEPVEKEKVKIHRTLTWSQIRPSLAAIEQLMSQRVKKRKSPSSDEQERGRSGNCLAPIEEVARSSKEGESEEEFYDVERSNAVKEEALSGDAGNADSVATQEPFFPWEEELKCLVRGGVPMALRGELWQAFVGVRARRVEGYYNDLLALDANTDNIKESDASLPNDTISMPKKPQGGCTPEKWKTQIEKDLPRTFPGHPALDEDGRNALRRLLTAYARHNPSVGYCQAMNFFAGLLLLLMPEENAFWTLLGIIDDYFDGYYSEEMIESQVDQLVFEELVREKFPKLVHHLDYLGVQVAWVTGPWFLSIFMNMLPWESVLRIWDVLLFDGNRLMLFRTALALMELYGPAVVTTKDAGDAVTLLQSLAGSTFDSSQLVLTACMGYQAIDERMLNQLRKKHRPAVIAAMEERSRGLKAWKDSKGLASKLYSFKHDPGSIITEANLAEALGDTQTNGDLHNLKSGSTDIGGYLNSLTVDSETDSIPDLQEEVKWLKVELCKLLEEKRSALLRAEELETALMEMVKQDNRHLLSAKAEQLEEEVSELRQALADKQEQERAMLQVLMRIEQEQKVMEDARISAEQDAAAQKYAAHLLQEKYEEAMSALAQMEKRAVMAETMLEATLQYQSGQIKAHQPHSPRTPRANQEVSQDAPARKMGLLSRPFGWLDKSKFQGKPSNSEESIEGKPSSVGQSPKTPNKDLNGHQDLAK, encoded by the exons ATGAGGAGGAAGAGCCTCCCTGTCATCTCTTTGGAGCACAAGCG GGACGCCTATGGATTCGCGGTTCGGCCTCAACACTTGCAGAGATACCGGGAATATGCAAAAATCTACAAG gaggaagaagaagagagatcgGAACAATGGAAGAACTTCCTCGAAAGACTGGCCGAGTCTACCCAGGTATTATCCAACGGTTCATCGGGACAGGATTTTGGTGCGGAAGTACCAAATGTCTCAGGAAATGACAGCGATCAGAGTGGAATGGACAAACGTGATGGATCGGAGGATGTTGGTGCAGAGAAGGAGCCGGTTGAGAAAGAAAAGGTGAAAATCCATAGAACTCTTACATGGAGTCAGATAAGACCATCTCTCGCTGCCATCGAGCAGTTGATGAGTCAGCGGGTGAAGAAGAGAAAGAGCCCATCCAGTGATGAACAAGAGCGTGGGAGAAGTGGGAACTGCTTGGCACCTATTGAAGAGGTTGCAAGATCTTCTAAAGAAGGAGAGTCTGAGGAAGAGTTCTATGATGTGGAGAGATCGAATGCAGTCAAGGAGGAGGCGCTTTCAGGTGATGCTGGGAATGCTGATTCTGTAGCAACGCAggagcctttctttccttgggaaGAAGAGCTGAAGTGCCTGGTTCGCGGAGGAGTGCCAATGGCTCTCAGAGGAGAG CTATGGCAAGCTTTTGTGGGTGTGAGGGCACGCAGGGTGGAGGGATACTATAACGACTTGCTAGCTCTAGATGCTAACACTGATAATATTAAGGAATCTGATGCCTCCCTTCCAAATGACACCATTAGCATGCCAAAAAAACCTCAGGGAGGATGTACACCTGAGAAATGGAAGACACAGATCGAGAAG GATTTGCCTCGAACATTTCCAGGTCATCCTGCTTTAGATGAGGATGGGAGAAACGCACTACGGCGTTTGCTCACAGCATATGCTCGCCATAATCCGTCAGTCGGGTACTGCCAG GCTATGAATTTCTTTGCAGGCTTGTTACTCTTGCTGATGCCCGAGGAAAATGCATTTTG GACACTATTGGGTATTATCGATGATTACTTTGATGGCTATTATTCCGAGGAAATGATTGAATCTCAG GTGGATCAGCTTGTTTTTGAGGAGCTAGTGCGTGAGAAATTTCCAAAATTGG TTCATCATTTGGATTATCTGGGCGTGCAGGTGGCATGGGTCACCGGACCTTGGTTCCTTTCCATTTTCATGAATATGCTTCCTTGGGAAAGTG TTCTTCGTATATGGGATGTGCTTCTCTTTGATGGAAATCGGCTCATGTTATTCCGAACAGCACTTGCTTTGATGGAATTATATG GTCCTGCGGTCGTGACTACAAAAGATGCTGGAGATGCAGTTACATTATTGCAATCCCTTGCTGGCTCTACGTTTGACAGTAGCCAGCTTGTCTTGACAGCTTGCATGGGTTATCAAGCTATAGATGAAAGAATGTTGAATCAGTTGAGGAAAAAGCATAGGCCTGCAGTTATAGCTGCCATGGAGGAAAGATCCAGAGGACTCAAAGCGTGGAAGGACTCTAAGGGCCTAGCATCTAAGTTATATAGTTTCAAACATGACCCAGGATCCATAATTACAGAAGCCAACTTGGCAGAGGCATTAGGTGACACACAAACCAATGGGGATTTGCATAACTTGAAGTCCGGATCCACAGATATAGGGGGATATTTGAATAGTCTAACAGTTGATTCAGAGACAGATTCCATACCTGATCTTCAAGAAGAG GTGAAGTGGCTGAAGGTTGAGTTGTGCAAATTGCTGGAGGAGAAAAGATCAGCTCTTCTCAG AGCCGAGGAGTTGGAGACAGCATTAATGGAGATGGTCAAGCAGGATAATAGGCACCTTTTGAGTGCCAAG GCTGAGCAGTTGGAGGAAGAGGTATCTGAACTGCGGCAGGCACTTGCAGATAAGCAAGAACAAGAGCGTGCCATGCTTCAG GTCTTGATGAGGATAGAACAAGAACAGAAAGTGATGGAAGATGCTCGCATATCTGCTGAGCAAGATGCTGCTGCTCAGAAATACGCAGCTCATCTGCTCCAG gaaaaatatgaagaagCCATGTCTGCACTTGCACAAATGGAGAAAAGGGCTGTGATGGCAGAAACAATGCTGGAGGCCACATTGCAATACCAGTCTGGCCAGATTAAAGCCCATCAACCTCATTCTCCGAG AACTCCACGAGCCAATCAAGAGGTTTCTCAGGATGCACCTGCCAGGAAAATGGGACTGCTCTCCAGACCATTTGGCTGGCTTGACAAGAGCAAG TTTCAGGGTAAGCCAAGCAATTCTGAAGAGTCCATTGAAGGCAAACCTTCTAGCGTGGGACAGAGCCCCAAAACACCGAACAAAGATCTGAATGGTCATCAAGATTTGGCTAAGTAG
- the LOC105057030 gene encoding uncharacterized protein isoform X2 yields the protein MRRKSLPVISLEHKRDAYGFAVRPQHLQRYREYAKIYKEEEEERSEQWKNFLERLAESTQVLSNGSSGQDFGAEVPNVSGNDSDQSGMDKRDGSEDVGAEKEPVEKEKVKIHRTLTWSQIRPSLAAIEQLMSQRVKKRKSPSSDEQERGRSGNCLAPIEEVARSSKEGESEEEFYDVERSNAVKEEALSGDAGNADSVATQEPFFPWEEELKCLVRGGVPMALRGELWQAFVGVRARRVEGYYNDLLALDANTDNIKESDASLPNDTISMPKKPQGGCTPEKWKTQIEKDLPRTFPGHPALDEDGRNALRRLLTAYARHNPSVGYCQAMNFFAGLLLLLMPEENAFWTLLGIIDDYFDGYYSEEMIESQVDQLVFEELVREKFPKLVHHLDYLGVQVAWVTGPWFLSIFMNMLPWESVLRIWDVLLFDGNRLMLFRTALALMELYGPAVVTTKDAGDAVTLLQSLAGSTFDSSQLVLTACMGYQAIDERMLNQLRKKHRPAVIAAMEERSRGLKAWKDSKGLASKLYSFKHDPGSIITEANLAEALGDTQTNGDLHNLKSGSTDIGGYLNSLTVDSETDSIPDLQEEVKWLKVELCKLLEEKRSALLRAEELETALMEMVKQDNRHLLSAKAEQLEEEVSELRQALADKQEQERAMLQVLMRIEQEQKVMEDARISAEQDAAAQKYAAHLLQEKYEEAMSALAQMEKRAVMAETMLEATLQYQSGQIKAHQPHSPRTPRANQEVSQDAPARKMGLLSRPFGWLDKSKGKPSNSEESIEGKPSSVGQSPKTPNKDLNGHQDLAK from the exons ATGAGGAGGAAGAGCCTCCCTGTCATCTCTTTGGAGCACAAGCG GGACGCCTATGGATTCGCGGTTCGGCCTCAACACTTGCAGAGATACCGGGAATATGCAAAAATCTACAAG gaggaagaagaagagagatcgGAACAATGGAAGAACTTCCTCGAAAGACTGGCCGAGTCTACCCAGGTATTATCCAACGGTTCATCGGGACAGGATTTTGGTGCGGAAGTACCAAATGTCTCAGGAAATGACAGCGATCAGAGTGGAATGGACAAACGTGATGGATCGGAGGATGTTGGTGCAGAGAAGGAGCCGGTTGAGAAAGAAAAGGTGAAAATCCATAGAACTCTTACATGGAGTCAGATAAGACCATCTCTCGCTGCCATCGAGCAGTTGATGAGTCAGCGGGTGAAGAAGAGAAAGAGCCCATCCAGTGATGAACAAGAGCGTGGGAGAAGTGGGAACTGCTTGGCACCTATTGAAGAGGTTGCAAGATCTTCTAAAGAAGGAGAGTCTGAGGAAGAGTTCTATGATGTGGAGAGATCGAATGCAGTCAAGGAGGAGGCGCTTTCAGGTGATGCTGGGAATGCTGATTCTGTAGCAACGCAggagcctttctttccttgggaaGAAGAGCTGAAGTGCCTGGTTCGCGGAGGAGTGCCAATGGCTCTCAGAGGAGAG CTATGGCAAGCTTTTGTGGGTGTGAGGGCACGCAGGGTGGAGGGATACTATAACGACTTGCTAGCTCTAGATGCTAACACTGATAATATTAAGGAATCTGATGCCTCCCTTCCAAATGACACCATTAGCATGCCAAAAAAACCTCAGGGAGGATGTACACCTGAGAAATGGAAGACACAGATCGAGAAG GATTTGCCTCGAACATTTCCAGGTCATCCTGCTTTAGATGAGGATGGGAGAAACGCACTACGGCGTTTGCTCACAGCATATGCTCGCCATAATCCGTCAGTCGGGTACTGCCAG GCTATGAATTTCTTTGCAGGCTTGTTACTCTTGCTGATGCCCGAGGAAAATGCATTTTG GACACTATTGGGTATTATCGATGATTACTTTGATGGCTATTATTCCGAGGAAATGATTGAATCTCAG GTGGATCAGCTTGTTTTTGAGGAGCTAGTGCGTGAGAAATTTCCAAAATTGG TTCATCATTTGGATTATCTGGGCGTGCAGGTGGCATGGGTCACCGGACCTTGGTTCCTTTCCATTTTCATGAATATGCTTCCTTGGGAAAGTG TTCTTCGTATATGGGATGTGCTTCTCTTTGATGGAAATCGGCTCATGTTATTCCGAACAGCACTTGCTTTGATGGAATTATATG GTCCTGCGGTCGTGACTACAAAAGATGCTGGAGATGCAGTTACATTATTGCAATCCCTTGCTGGCTCTACGTTTGACAGTAGCCAGCTTGTCTTGACAGCTTGCATGGGTTATCAAGCTATAGATGAAAGAATGTTGAATCAGTTGAGGAAAAAGCATAGGCCTGCAGTTATAGCTGCCATGGAGGAAAGATCCAGAGGACTCAAAGCGTGGAAGGACTCTAAGGGCCTAGCATCTAAGTTATATAGTTTCAAACATGACCCAGGATCCATAATTACAGAAGCCAACTTGGCAGAGGCATTAGGTGACACACAAACCAATGGGGATTTGCATAACTTGAAGTCCGGATCCACAGATATAGGGGGATATTTGAATAGTCTAACAGTTGATTCAGAGACAGATTCCATACCTGATCTTCAAGAAGAG GTGAAGTGGCTGAAGGTTGAGTTGTGCAAATTGCTGGAGGAGAAAAGATCAGCTCTTCTCAG AGCCGAGGAGTTGGAGACAGCATTAATGGAGATGGTCAAGCAGGATAATAGGCACCTTTTGAGTGCCAAG GCTGAGCAGTTGGAGGAAGAGGTATCTGAACTGCGGCAGGCACTTGCAGATAAGCAAGAACAAGAGCGTGCCATGCTTCAG GTCTTGATGAGGATAGAACAAGAACAGAAAGTGATGGAAGATGCTCGCATATCTGCTGAGCAAGATGCTGCTGCTCAGAAATACGCAGCTCATCTGCTCCAG gaaaaatatgaagaagCCATGTCTGCACTTGCACAAATGGAGAAAAGGGCTGTGATGGCAGAAACAATGCTGGAGGCCACATTGCAATACCAGTCTGGCCAGATTAAAGCCCATCAACCTCATTCTCCGAG AACTCCACGAGCCAATCAAGAGGTTTCTCAGGATGCACCTGCCAGGAAAATGGGACTGCTCTCCAGACCATTTGGCTGGCTTGACAAGAGCAAG GGTAAGCCAAGCAATTCTGAAGAGTCCATTGAAGGCAAACCTTCTAGCGTGGGACAGAGCCCCAAAACACCGAACAAAGATCTGAATGGTCATCAAGATTTGGCTAAGTAG
- the LOC105057030 gene encoding uncharacterized protein isoform X3 — protein sequence MRRKSLPVISLEHKRDAYGFAVRPQHLQRYREYAKIYKEEEEERSEQWKNFLERLAESTQVLSNGSSGQDFGAEVPNVSGNDSDQSGMDKRDGSEDVGAEKEPVEKEKVKIHRTLTWSQIRPSLAAIEQLMSQRVKKRKSPSSDEQERGRSGNCLAPIEEVARSSKEGESEEEFYDVERSNAVKEEALSGDAGNADSVATQEPFFPWEEELKCLVRGGVPMALRGELWQAFVGVRARRVEGYYNDLLALDANTDNIKESDASLPNDTISMPKKPQGGCTPEKWKTQIEKDLPRTFPGHPALDEDGRNALRRLLTAYARHNPSVGYCQAMNFFAGLLLLLMPEENAFWTLLGIIDDYFDGYYSEEMIESQVDQLVFEELVREKFPKLVHHLDYLGVQVAWVTGPWFLSIFMNMLPWESVLRIWDVLLFDGNRLMLFRTALALMELYGPAVVTTKDAGDAVTLLQSLAGSTFDSSQLVLTACMGYQAIDERMLNQLRKKHRPAVIAAMEERSRGLKAWKDSKGLASKLYSFKHDPGSIITEANLAEALGDTQTNGDLHNLKSGSTDIGGYLNSLTVDSETDSIPDLQEEVKWLKVELCKLLEEKRSALLRAEELETALMEMVKQDNRHLLSAKAEQLEEEVSELRQALADKQEQERAMLQYRS from the exons ATGAGGAGGAAGAGCCTCCCTGTCATCTCTTTGGAGCACAAGCG GGACGCCTATGGATTCGCGGTTCGGCCTCAACACTTGCAGAGATACCGGGAATATGCAAAAATCTACAAG gaggaagaagaagagagatcgGAACAATGGAAGAACTTCCTCGAAAGACTGGCCGAGTCTACCCAGGTATTATCCAACGGTTCATCGGGACAGGATTTTGGTGCGGAAGTACCAAATGTCTCAGGAAATGACAGCGATCAGAGTGGAATGGACAAACGTGATGGATCGGAGGATGTTGGTGCAGAGAAGGAGCCGGTTGAGAAAGAAAAGGTGAAAATCCATAGAACTCTTACATGGAGTCAGATAAGACCATCTCTCGCTGCCATCGAGCAGTTGATGAGTCAGCGGGTGAAGAAGAGAAAGAGCCCATCCAGTGATGAACAAGAGCGTGGGAGAAGTGGGAACTGCTTGGCACCTATTGAAGAGGTTGCAAGATCTTCTAAAGAAGGAGAGTCTGAGGAAGAGTTCTATGATGTGGAGAGATCGAATGCAGTCAAGGAGGAGGCGCTTTCAGGTGATGCTGGGAATGCTGATTCTGTAGCAACGCAggagcctttctttccttgggaaGAAGAGCTGAAGTGCCTGGTTCGCGGAGGAGTGCCAATGGCTCTCAGAGGAGAG CTATGGCAAGCTTTTGTGGGTGTGAGGGCACGCAGGGTGGAGGGATACTATAACGACTTGCTAGCTCTAGATGCTAACACTGATAATATTAAGGAATCTGATGCCTCCCTTCCAAATGACACCATTAGCATGCCAAAAAAACCTCAGGGAGGATGTACACCTGAGAAATGGAAGACACAGATCGAGAAG GATTTGCCTCGAACATTTCCAGGTCATCCTGCTTTAGATGAGGATGGGAGAAACGCACTACGGCGTTTGCTCACAGCATATGCTCGCCATAATCCGTCAGTCGGGTACTGCCAG GCTATGAATTTCTTTGCAGGCTTGTTACTCTTGCTGATGCCCGAGGAAAATGCATTTTG GACACTATTGGGTATTATCGATGATTACTTTGATGGCTATTATTCCGAGGAAATGATTGAATCTCAG GTGGATCAGCTTGTTTTTGAGGAGCTAGTGCGTGAGAAATTTCCAAAATTGG TTCATCATTTGGATTATCTGGGCGTGCAGGTGGCATGGGTCACCGGACCTTGGTTCCTTTCCATTTTCATGAATATGCTTCCTTGGGAAAGTG TTCTTCGTATATGGGATGTGCTTCTCTTTGATGGAAATCGGCTCATGTTATTCCGAACAGCACTTGCTTTGATGGAATTATATG GTCCTGCGGTCGTGACTACAAAAGATGCTGGAGATGCAGTTACATTATTGCAATCCCTTGCTGGCTCTACGTTTGACAGTAGCCAGCTTGTCTTGACAGCTTGCATGGGTTATCAAGCTATAGATGAAAGAATGTTGAATCAGTTGAGGAAAAAGCATAGGCCTGCAGTTATAGCTGCCATGGAGGAAAGATCCAGAGGACTCAAAGCGTGGAAGGACTCTAAGGGCCTAGCATCTAAGTTATATAGTTTCAAACATGACCCAGGATCCATAATTACAGAAGCCAACTTGGCAGAGGCATTAGGTGACACACAAACCAATGGGGATTTGCATAACTTGAAGTCCGGATCCACAGATATAGGGGGATATTTGAATAGTCTAACAGTTGATTCAGAGACAGATTCCATACCTGATCTTCAAGAAGAG GTGAAGTGGCTGAAGGTTGAGTTGTGCAAATTGCTGGAGGAGAAAAGATCAGCTCTTCTCAG AGCCGAGGAGTTGGAGACAGCATTAATGGAGATGGTCAAGCAGGATAATAGGCACCTTTTGAGTGCCAAG GCTGAGCAGTTGGAGGAAGAGGTATCTGAACTGCGGCAGGCACTTGCAGATAAGCAAGAACAAGAGCGTGCCATGCTTCAG TATAGGTCTTGA
- the LOC105057029 gene encoding LOW QUALITY PROTEIN: CDP-diacylglycerol--glycerol-3-phosphate 3-phosphatidyltransferase 2 (The sequence of the model RefSeq protein was modified relative to this genomic sequence to represent the inferred CDS: inserted 1 base in 1 codon), whose translation MPPPLPASLLRAVGPFPGPRHHPPSFIYGKQQQKRPLPLVPRSPGFVRPNGGAIINRSSTTRRRLFVDLTGRGXIGAAPRSGGEGGWWWMRSGSGRATLTAGEGSDGARKWAAGGAYGGNGGEGKATQGDVMGSLHQYQIDGREVGTDGGYRQEGQQGSPRLLTLPTVLTIGRVAAVPLLVSTFYMNGSWATTATTCIFIAAAVTDWLDGYIARKMRLGTAFGAFLDPVADKLMVAATLVLLCTRPLEVAAFGDAPWLLTVPSIAIIGREITMSAVREWAASQNSKVLEAVAVNNLGKWKTATQMTALTILLATRDSSLTGPGVLVASGVVLLYISAGLAVWSLAVYMRKIWRVLLK comes from the exons ATGCCTCCGCCCCTCCCTGCGAGCCTCCTTAGAGCCGTCGGCCCCTTCCCGGGCCCCCGCCACCATCCTCCGTCCTTTATCTATGGAAAGCAGCAGCAGAAGAGGCCCCTGCCCCTGGTCCCCCGCTCCCCAGGATTCGTGCGCCCCAACGGTGGCGCGATAATCAATAGGTCGAGCACCACGAGGAGGAGGCTCTTCGTCGACCTAACGGGGAGAG CGATCGGTGCGGCTCCGCGATCCGGGGGGGAGGGCGGCTGGTGGTGGATGAGGTCCGGATCTGGGCGCGCGACGCTCACCGCCGGGGAGGGCTCGGACGGTGCGAGGAAGTGGGCCGCAGGTGGTGCGTATGGAGGAAACGGTGGCGAGGGCAAGGCGACCCAAGGGGACGTGATGGGTTCCCTTCATCAGTACCAAATTGATGGAAGAGAGGTGGGGACTGATGGGGGTTATAGGCAGGAAGGGCAGCAAGGTTCGCCAAGATTGTTGACGCTGCCCACCGTTCTTACAATTGGCCGTGTTGCTGCCGTCCCTCTTCTCGTAAGCA CATTTTACATGAACGGTTCATGGGCAACCACTGCAACAACATGCATATTTATTGCCGCGGCTGTCACAGACTGGCTGGATGGTTATATCGCCCGCAAG ATGCGGTTAGGGACGGCTTTTGGTGCATTTTTGGATCCTGTAGCTGATAAG CTTATGGTTGCTGCCACACTAGTATTATTGTGTACCAGACCTTTGGAAGTCGCTGCATTTGGAGATGCACCATGGCTTCTGACTGTACCTTCAATTGCCATTATTGGTAGAGAG ATAACAATGTCAGCTGTCAGAGAGTGGGCTGCATCTCAAAATAGTAAAGTTCTTGAG GCTGTAGCAGTAAACAATCTGGGGAAATGGAAAACAGCAACACAAATGACTGCTCTCACCATTCTCCTCGCCACCAGAGACTCCAG TCTAACAGGTCCGGGTGTTCTAGTTGCTTCCGGTGTAGTTTTGCTTTACATATCTGCTGGGCTTGCCGTATGGTCGTTGGCTGTCTACATGAGGAAGATATGGAGAGTTTTGCTGAAGTAA